In bacterium 336/3, the following proteins share a genomic window:
- a CDS encoding transglycosylase, protein MIKLEKGKYTKIIRWIWISFVFGTLFAFLFIWAITIDFLGLFGGMPSLKALENPKSEQASEIYTADGKLMGKYFTIDRQPIEFEEISPYVINALIATEDVRFEQHAGIDAKAVGRALFKMGGAGGGSTLTQQLAKNLFDTRGKENRGALSKIPYLGLGIVKLKEWITAVRLERSYTKKEIITMYLNECGFGHNAFGIQAAAKTYFNKNASDLNLIEAAMLVGMLQAPSTYDPVNPEKQKAVIERRNTVLGQLKNYKFITEEDFEKYKNEPIKLNYHPQDNSEGVAPYFRNEAFKEVIRWVIEKGYARNEKEAKEYIYTAGLRIYTTIDSKVQAHAEAAMEEHMKDKQRRFYAHWKAIGRNPWVDDYGREKVGYIEQNAKRTILYKQLQAKYGKDEKAIFNEFNKPKQMRVFTWAGEKDTVMSPMDSIRHYKHFLQIGMMSIEPKTGHIKAWVGGINYRHFQYDQVRQGRHQPGSTFKPIVYAAAIDVGYTPCHKMPDVPVIFPGWIPKQDGGYSGGMYPLRKAMGFSINTIAAGITKEIGVNAVRRYAKELGVETELPQVASICLGSHAMPMYDLLGAYTVFPNRGYHNKQMMITKITDKNGKVLEEFAPQIREVMSEKKAYMMVDMLMAGTEKGGTSAALHGYPILFANKNQIGGKTGTTQNQADALYVGVTQDLITGVWVGGDDKAVRFLSMYEGQGAVLALPAFAYFMRRIYGDQTLPYKQRPFEKPANFDLDELDCAKMDANIEKVGDDYKKKKNR, encoded by the coding sequence ATGATAAAACTTGAAAAAGGTAAATATACCAAGATAATCCGTTGGATTTGGATTAGCTTTGTTTTTGGGACATTATTTGCTTTCTTATTTATTTGGGCAATTACAATTGACTTTTTAGGCTTATTTGGTGGTATGCCCAGCTTGAAAGCCCTTGAGAATCCTAAAAGTGAACAAGCATCAGAAATTTATACTGCTGATGGTAAACTTATGGGGAAATACTTTACAATAGATAGACAACCTATCGAATTTGAGGAAATTTCTCCTTATGTAATCAATGCTCTTATTGCCACAGAAGATGTACGTTTTGAGCAACATGCTGGAATTGATGCCAAAGCTGTTGGTAGAGCACTCTTCAAGATGGGAGGTGCTGGTGGAGGTAGTACACTTACACAACAGTTAGCCAAAAACCTTTTTGATACAAGAGGTAAAGAAAATAGAGGAGCTCTTTCAAAAATCCCATATTTGGGTTTAGGCATTGTTAAACTAAAGGAATGGATTACAGCCGTTCGTTTGGAAAGAAGTTATACCAAAAAAGAGATTATTACGATGTACCTAAATGAATGTGGATTTGGACATAATGCTTTTGGTATTCAGGCAGCAGCTAAAACTTATTTTAATAAAAACGCCTCAGACTTAAATCTGATTGAGGCTGCAATGCTTGTAGGAATGTTACAAGCTCCCAGTACGTACGACCCTGTCAATCCTGAAAAACAAAAAGCTGTTATTGAAAGACGCAATACAGTTTTAGGGCAATTGAAAAATTATAAATTTATTACAGAAGAAGACTTTGAGAAGTATAAAAATGAACCTATCAAATTAAACTACCATCCCCAAGATAATAGTGAAGGGGTTGCTCCTTATTTCCGTAATGAGGCTTTCAAAGAGGTTATTAGATGGGTAATAGAAAAAGGCTATGCAAGAAATGAAAAAGAAGCAAAAGAGTATATTTATACAGCAGGTTTAAGAATTTATACAACCATAGATAGCAAAGTGCAGGCTCATGCCGAAGCAGCTATGGAAGAGCACATGAAAGACAAACAAAGAAGATTTTATGCTCACTGGAAAGCCATAGGCAGAAACCCTTGGGTTGATGATTATGGAAGAGAAAAAGTAGGTTATATTGAACAAAATGCTAAAAGAACAATCTTGTACAAACAGCTACAAGCTAAATATGGTAAAGATGAAAAAGCCATTTTTAATGAATTTAATAAACCCAAACAAATGCGTGTGTTTACATGGGCTGGTGAAAAAGATACAGTGATGAGTCCAATGGATTCTATACGCCATTATAAACACTTCTTACAAATTGGAATGATGTCTATAGAACCCAAAACAGGGCATATCAAGGCTTGGGTAGGAGGTATTAACTATCGTCACTTCCAATATGACCAAGTAAGGCAAGGTAGGCATCAGCCAGGCTCTACATTCAAACCTATTGTATATGCAGCTGCCATAGATGTGGGTTATACACCTTGTCATAAAATGCCTGACGTTCCTGTTATATTCCCTGGCTGGATTCCCAAACAAGATGGTGGATATTCTGGTGGAATGTATCCTCTGCGTAAAGCGATGGGTTTCTCTATCAATACCATTGCAGCAGGGATTACCAAAGAAATTGGAGTAAATGCTGTGAGACGTTATGCTAAAGAATTGGGTGTTGAAACAGAATTACCTCAAGTGGCTTCAATTTGTTTGGGTTCGCATGCAATGCCTATGTACGACTTATTAGGAGCTTATACAGTGTTTCCTAATAGAGGCTATCATAACAAACAAATGATGATTACGAAAATTACAGATAAGAATGGTAAAGTTTTAGAAGAATTTGCTCCACAAATCAGAGAGGTTATGAGTGAGAAAAAAGCTTATATGATGGTTGATATGCTTATGGCAGGTACTGAAAAAGGTGGAACTTCTGCTGCTTTACATGGTTATCCTATTCTTTTTGCCAATAAAAACCAAATTGGAGGAAAAACAGGTACTACACAAAACCAAGCTGATGCCCTGTATGTAGGTGTAACACAAGACCTTATCACAGGTGTTTGGGTTGGTGGTGATGACAAAGCTGTTCGTTTCTTGAGTATGTACGAAGGGCAAGGAGCAGTACTTGCTTTGCCAGCATTTGCATATTTTATGCGTAGAATTTATGGTGATCAGACATTGCCTTACAAACAGAGACCTTTCGAAAAGCCTGCAAACTTCGATTTAGATGAGTTAGATTGTGCTAAGATGGATGCTAATATTGAAAAAGTTGGGGATGATTATAAGAAAAAGAAAAATAGATAG